DNA from Pirellulales bacterium:
AACACGTGGTGCGACGAATTGATCGGGCGCGGACCGATGGCACCGTGTCGGCTCAAGGTGCTTCGCGATATGCCTGTTGCTCAAAGGGGTTATCGAGATAGGCACGGCGACCTGACGCCCAAAGCACCAGCGAGCACAACAGATACGCCGGCAAGAAGAACGGGCCCCATCGCTCGTATTGCCGGACGTGCACGCGCTCGTGCAGCGCTGCTCGGTCGAGTCCGCATTCGTCGCGGCCCACGATCACGTGCCCAAGTGTCATGGCGACCGGCCCAATCGGCAGCCGATCGAACAGCGGACGGGCCGCGCCGCCGATAAACTCGAGTGCCCCCGCTACGTAACGCGCACGGCCGCCCGTCGCCAGGACCAGCGCACCCAGCAGCAGGCCGATCACACTTGCCGGCGAGGCCCAGGCGATCAGCACCGCTTTGCAGAAGCCTCGCCAACAGTTCGACAACGCCATCCGTCGCAGATTCCCTGGATGCCTAACGCCATGGCCAACCCGCGCGCCGATGCCTCGACCCGTGCACGACGAACCTGGTCTCGGCTCGACCGCCAAATCGTGGCGTGCGAGCGCTGCCCACGGCTGCGATCTCATTGCGCGACAATCGCCCAGTTGCGCCGCCGCGCCTACCAGGACCAGCCGTACTGGGAGCAGCCCGTACCCAACTTTGGCGATCCGCAGGCTCGAATGCTGATCGTCGGCCTTGCACCCGGCGCCCACGGGGCCAATCGCACGGGCCGGATGTTCACCGGCGATCGCAGCGGCGACTGGCTGTATCGGGCACTGTATGAGACGGGATTTGCAAGTCAATCGACCAGCAGCTCGCGGACAGACGGTCAGCGGTTGATCGATTGCGCGATTACGGCGGTTTGTCACTGCGCCCCGCCCGGCAATCGCCCAGCCCCTGAGGAAATCGTCGCCTGCGGCTCCTGGTTGGCGGCCACTTTCGCCCTGCTACAACCGAGGGTTTTTGTCTGCCTGGGGCAGATTGCTTGGACTGCGACGGTCCGCGAATTGATCGCGAGCACAACCGCGCCAGGCGGCCGTCGGCTCAAGCTCCCCAAATTCGCTCACGGGGCCCAGGTCGAGCTGGGTGGTGACCGCTGGATCTTGGGGAGCTACCACCCCAGTCAGCAAAACACCTTTACGGGCAGGCTGACGAGCCCCATGCTGCAATCCGTGTTTCGGACCGCAAGGAACCTGCTGCCGGCCCCGCAAAGGGCCCGCCGGGGCCGTGGCGAGAGGGGCTAATTCTTGGGAGCGGTTGAACTCCCCGCGGCGCCTGGCAACGAGCGTCGCCCGCGTCGATCAAGTGGACAGGGCCGGGATTGAACCGGCGACACCTGAATTTTCAGTCCAGTGCTCTACCAGCTGAGCTACCTGTCCAACCAGACGTTTGCCGCTCGAGGGCAAGTCGTCTGCGTGAGCAGCGCATACTAAGAATCCACGCACGCCTTGTCAATCGCCTCGGGATTCAGTTTCGCGGCGCCAAATGCTTTTGGGGAAATGACTTCCGGCGGATCGCTAGCTTGACGCTCGCTGCGCAGCCAAGTAGGATCAACCGCGGGAATCGTTACGCCGCATGAGGGTCGTTCCAGGATGCCAATCGCGCCTTAGGTTCGACGTTCGGCGATCGTTGCGGGTTCGTCGTTTTCGCGCTGCCCAGGGTTTCGGAACGCCTTGGGCCGTCGGGCTTCGGGCCCGCGCGCACAGGCTGATCGTTGATGCCGGAGGCCACGGCGGGCAAGCGCCGTTGCCCGCCTTCGGATAGCGAGTTGAGGTCGCGTCACGATGTTGCTGGCCAGTCGAAGCCCACGAGCCAGCCTTTTTGCAGCGATTTGCCGTGGGGTTGCCCGCTGTCCAAGGCCAGGAGCCATCTCTCCCGTACCGGTTCATGACGCGCCTGGATCGGACCGCAGGCTACGCTTGGCGATTCTGCTGTTCACGGCCGCGCTCGCAGTCGCCAATTGCCCCTTGAGCGTGCGAGC
Protein-coding regions in this window:
- a CDS encoding uracil-DNA glycosylase, which produces MANPRADASTRARRTWSRLDRQIVACERCPRLRSHCATIAQLRRRAYQDQPYWEQPVPNFGDPQARMLIVGLAPGAHGANRTGRMFTGDRSGDWLYRALYETGFASQSTSSSRTDGQRLIDCAITAVCHCAPPGNRPAPEEIVACGSWLAATFALLQPRVFVCLGQIAWTATVRELIASTTAPGGRRLKLPKFAHGAQVELGGDRWILGSYHPSQQNTFTGRLTSPMLQSVFRTARNLLPAPQRARRGRGERG